Proteins from a genomic interval of Niabella soli DSM 19437:
- a CDS encoding MBL fold metallo-hydrolase: MNLYTVNCGHFKLDGGAMFGVVPKSIWNELNPADENNMCSWATRSLLIETGNRLILVDCGMGDKQSEKFFGYYYLHGSDNLDRSLAANGFHRDDITDVFLTHLHFDHCGGAIKKEDDKLVPAFKNAVYWSNEAHWNWAMYPNPREKASFLKENILPIQESGRLKFIDDITSDAVQFDTALFLENVSIRFANGHTDAMMLPQVQYKEKTIVFMADLLPSPGHIPLPYVMAYDTRPLITMTEKEAFLKEAVANNYVLFFEHDPEIECCTLRETPRGIRADQFFKLNEL, translated from the coding sequence ATGAATCTATATACAGTTAATTGCGGACATTTTAAATTAGATGGGGGCGCGATGTTCGGAGTGGTGCCCAAAAGCATCTGGAACGAGCTGAACCCTGCAGATGAAAATAATATGTGCAGTTGGGCGACCAGAAGTTTATTGATTGAAACGGGTAACCGGCTGATCCTGGTGGACTGTGGTATGGGCGATAAGCAAAGTGAAAAATTCTTTGGGTATTATTACTTGCATGGCTCCGACAACCTGGACCGATCATTGGCGGCGAACGGTTTTCATAGGGATGATATTACTGATGTGTTCCTGACTCACCTGCATTTTGACCATTGTGGCGGGGCTATTAAAAAAGAAGATGATAAATTAGTTCCTGCATTTAAGAATGCAGTTTACTGGAGCAATGAAGCACATTGGAACTGGGCGATGTACCCCAATCCAAGAGAGAAGGCCTCCTTCCTGAAGGAGAATATTCTGCCCATACAGGAAAGTGGCAGATTAAAGTTCATTGACGATATAACCAGTGATGCAGTGCAGTTCGATACTGCATTGTTTCTGGAAAATGTTTCCATTCGGTTTGCCAACGGCCATACCGATGCTATGATGTTGCCCCAGGTGCAGTATAAAGAAAAAACGATTGTATTTATGGCGGATCTGCTGCCTTCCCCGGGGCACATCCCCCTGCCTTACGTAATGGCTTATGATACGCGACCGTTAATTACTATGACGGAAAAAGAAGCTTTTTTGAAAGAAGCTGTTGCAAATAATTACGTGCTCTTTTTTGAGCACGATCCAGAAATAGAATGCTGTACCCTGCGCGAAACGCCACGTGGCATCCGGGCCGACCAGTTTTTTAAATTGAATGAGCTTTGA